A region of Sphingobium baderi DNA encodes the following proteins:
- a CDS encoding S1C family serine protease, which produces MVAFLRRLCLILALAMPAMARAEQQDIAAAARGVVRVVLVATDGSEAYFVGHGSGLAVAPDKVLTNAHVVELTREEKNLVIGVIPSEGRKTFGGRVIAYSPGNDLALIQLEEGSLPVSTFYAGAVSDGQHVTAIGYPGTVDRAQGLGLKQMVEPLGTVKTSGNVSSGRSTQSFDTILHTAPLAAGNSGGPLVDDCGRVLGVNSFGSVSDGNDAEFGFAVSWREVASFLRQAGVSSLHTVVPCRSMAEADAAEAAITQREAQATEQSERAQADTHEAAMAKARDDAERDVISARENAMAGAAVLLAVAVLCLGAGGLFYSQKREKRATWWLAGGGVALFAALGLFFLKPSFSSIDERIVLPQDQGTVSNRAFAWAGDNICRIDLSRSRLTVSQANDIPFHWAEGGCVDRQTQYVSTGTKWQRAHVPEDRNFVSVSEFDPATGLLRVQRWLPDGDTMDKARALLKDKPIKGCSSDSDLLARISALRSDLSALLPAQPNERLVYRCQKGRLAPADPQN; this is translated from the coding sequence ATGGTCGCTTTCCTTCGCCGCCTCTGCCTGATCCTTGCCCTCGCAATGCCCGCCATGGCGCGCGCCGAACAGCAGGACATCGCCGCCGCCGCACGCGGCGTGGTCCGCGTCGTGCTGGTCGCGACGGACGGAAGCGAGGCTTATTTCGTGGGCCATGGCAGCGGCCTTGCCGTCGCGCCGGACAAGGTGCTGACCAACGCCCATGTCGTCGAACTGACGCGCGAAGAAAAGAATCTCGTCATCGGCGTGATCCCGTCCGAAGGGCGCAAGACCTTTGGCGGGCGCGTCATCGCCTATTCGCCGGGCAACGACCTGGCTTTGATTCAACTGGAAGAAGGCAGCCTGCCCGTCAGCACCTTCTATGCGGGTGCGGTCAGCGATGGGCAGCATGTGACCGCCATCGGCTATCCCGGCACGGTGGACCGGGCGCAGGGGCTGGGCCTCAAGCAGATGGTGGAGCCGCTGGGCACGGTGAAAACGAGCGGCAATGTCTCCTCCGGCCGATCGACCCAAAGCTTCGACACGATCCTTCACACCGCTCCGCTCGCCGCCGGGAATAGCGGCGGGCCGCTGGTGGACGATTGCGGACGGGTACTGGGCGTCAACAGCTTCGGTTCGGTGTCGGACGGCAATGACGCCGAGTTCGGATTCGCGGTTTCCTGGCGGGAGGTCGCCTCCTTCCTGCGGCAGGCGGGCGTGTCGTCGCTGCACACGGTCGTCCCGTGCCGCTCCATGGCCGAAGCCGACGCGGCCGAAGCGGCCATCACCCAGCGTGAGGCGCAGGCGACCGAGCAAAGCGAACGGGCGCAGGCCGACACCCATGAAGCGGCGATGGCAAAGGCCCGCGACGACGCGGAACGCGACGTGATCTCCGCCCGCGAAAACGCCATGGCGGGCGCGGCGGTGCTGCTGGCGGTCGCGGTGCTGTGCCTTGGCGCGGGCGGCCTGTTCTACTCGCAGAAGCGGGAAAAGCGCGCGACATGGTGGCTTGCCGGCGGGGGCGTCGCCCTGTTCGCCGCGCTGGGGCTGTTCTTTCTCAAGCCCAGCTTCTCCAGCATCGACGAACGGATCGTCCTGCCCCAGGATCAAGGGACGGTCAGCAACCGGGCATTCGCATGGGCGGGCGACAATATCTGCCGCATCGACCTCAGCCGCAGCCGCCTGACGGTGTCGCAGGCCAATGACATTCCCTTCCACTGGGCCGAAGGCGGCTGCGTCGACCGGCAGACGCAATATGTCTCCACCGGCACGAAATGGCAGCGCGCCCATGTGCCCGAAGACCGCAATTTCGTGAGCGTCAGCGAATTCGACCCGGCGACCGGCCTGCTCAGGGTCCAGCGCTGGCTGCCTGATGGCGACACGATGGACAAGGCCCGCGCGCTCCTGAAAGACAAGCCGATCAAGGG
- the ada gene encoding bifunctional DNA-binding transcriptional regulator/O6-methylguanine-DNA methyltransferase Ada — MNQMTHPYASERTMPDPDACWDAFLRRDRGVDGQFVGVVLTTGIYCKPSCAARHPKRENMIFLPDPAAARAAGFRACLRCRPDEVGRDRLAVEAAKALIAGAETPPSLDEVAAHAGYAPHHFHRLFKRETGMTPAAYARALRAERLKAALGEENSVTEAIYEAGYNAPSRAYADAERHLGMTPSAWKNGGAGVAIRHALVPTSLGPALVAATEKGLCRISFDEDEADLRRYFPKAELLPADARLDALAKQVSALVDDPAAGADLPVDVRGTAFQQAIWAALCAIPPGETRSYGEIVAAIGKPGAVRAAGTACGDNNLAVLIPCHRVLRSDGGMGGYAYGIERKRALLEREKER; from the coding sequence ATGAACCAGATGACTCATCCCTATGCCTCCGAGCGGACCATGCCCGATCCCGACGCCTGCTGGGACGCCTTCCTGCGCCGCGACCGCGGGGTGGACGGCCAGTTCGTCGGCGTGGTCCTGACCACCGGCATTTATTGCAAGCCAAGCTGCGCTGCGCGTCATCCGAAGCGGGAGAATATGATCTTCCTGCCCGATCCGGCGGCTGCGCGGGCGGCGGGATTTCGCGCCTGCCTGCGTTGCCGTCCCGATGAGGTCGGGCGCGACAGGCTGGCGGTGGAAGCGGCCAAGGCCCTGATTGCCGGAGCCGAAACGCCGCCGTCGCTCGATGAGGTCGCGGCGCATGCGGGCTATGCGCCGCATCATTTCCACCGCCTGTTCAAGCGGGAAACGGGGATGACGCCCGCCGCTTATGCCCGCGCCCTGCGCGCCGAGCGGCTGAAAGCGGCGCTGGGAGAGGAGAATAGCGTGACGGAAGCGATCTATGAAGCGGGCTATAATGCGCCGAGCCGTGCCTATGCCGATGCGGAGCGTCATCTGGGCATGACGCCCAGCGCCTGGAAGAATGGTGGTGCAGGGGTGGCGATTCGTCATGCGCTCGTCCCCACCAGCCTCGGGCCCGCGCTGGTTGCAGCAACGGAAAAGGGGCTGTGCCGCATCAGCTTTGATGAGGATGAAGCCGATCTTCGCCGCTATTTTCCCAAGGCGGAGCTATTGCCCGCCGACGCGCGCCTCGACGCATTGGCGAAGCAGGTCTCGGCTCTGGTGGATGACCCGGCAGCGGGCGCGGATCTGCCCGTCGATGTGCGCGGAACCGCGTTCCAGCAGGCGATATGGGCAGCCCTGTGCGCCATCCCGCCCGGCGAAACCCGCAGCTATGGCGAAATCGTGGCCGCCATCGGCAAGCCGGGCGCGGTGCGCGCGGCGGGAACGGCCTGTGGCGACAATAATCTGGCCGTCCTCATTCCCTGCCACCGCGTGCTGCGGAGCGATGGCGGCATGGGCGGCTACGCTTATGGGATCGAACGGAAGCGGGCCTTGTTGGAGCGGGAAAAGGAGCGTTAA
- a CDS encoding primosomal protein N', giving the protein MSSRARVLLLNAAVGPLDYRVPHGMNARPGSIVVAPLGPRQIVGVVWEEDAFPDVESVGDNRLRNIVALVDAPPVPETLRRLIEWTADYYLAPPAAVLRMTLASMAALEGARTVIEYRATGTLPDRMTEQRTQAMERIGERQGLIRELAMIGGVSDAVIRGLIKAGAFEAMEVSVDTPFPQPDPDHAPPALSDQQRAAADSFVEAVHARDFAPFLLDGVTGSGKTEVYFEAIAAAIREGRQVLVLLPEIALTEPFLERFEKRFGTVPVNWHSGLRQSERRRAWRAIAAGEARVVVGARSALFLPYPNLGLIVVDEAHEASFKQEDGVHYHARDVAVMRGLIEKFPVVLASATPAIETRHQVELGRYREIKLPGRYGGAEMPDIAGINLLTDPPERGRWIAPPLVIAIDENMAKGDQSLLFLNRRGYAPLTLCRHCGYRFQCPNCTAWMVEHRLTRRLACHHCGHVIPSPRFCPECKEEDSLVACGPGVERIADEVKALWPQARTAIVTSDTLWSPAKVAEFVKSVEAGAVDIIIGTQLVTKGYHFPNLTLVGVIDADLGLEGGDLRASERTFQQIVQVAGRAGRGVKPGRVFIQTRMPESEVIQALIAGDVERFYAVETENRRHANAPPFGRFAAIIVSSEDADEAAQVARLIGKSAPLVEGMRVYGPAPAPLSVLRGRHRHRLLIHATRQVDIQAAIREWLGNLTWKSGTRVAVDVDPYSFM; this is encoded by the coding sequence ATGAGTTCGCGCGCCCGTGTCCTGTTGCTGAACGCCGCTGTGGGGCCGCTCGATTATCGCGTGCCGCACGGGATGAACGCCAGGCCCGGCAGCATCGTCGTCGCGCCGCTCGGCCCGCGCCAGATCGTCGGCGTGGTGTGGGAGGAGGATGCTTTCCCCGATGTGGAGAGCGTGGGCGACAATCGCCTGCGGAACATCGTCGCGCTGGTCGATGCGCCGCCGGTGCCGGAGACGCTGCGGCGGCTGATCGAATGGACGGCGGATTATTATCTCGCGCCGCCCGCCGCCGTGCTGCGGATGACGCTGGCGTCGATGGCGGCGCTGGAGGGCGCGCGGACGGTCATCGAATATCGCGCCACCGGCACCCTGCCCGACCGCATGACCGAGCAGCGCACGCAGGCCATGGAACGGATCGGCGAGCGGCAGGGGCTGATCCGCGAGCTGGCGATGATCGGCGGGGTGAGCGACGCGGTGATTCGCGGCCTCATCAAGGCGGGCGCGTTCGAGGCGATGGAGGTGAGCGTCGACACCCCCTTCCCGCAGCCCGACCCCGATCATGCGCCGCCCGCTTTGTCGGACCAGCAGCGCGCCGCCGCCGACAGCTTCGTGGAGGCGGTTCATGCCCGCGACTTCGCGCCGTTCCTGCTGGACGGCGTGACGGGATCGGGCAAGACGGAGGTCTATTTCGAGGCCATCGCCGCCGCGATCCGCGAAGGGCGGCAGGTGCTGGTGCTGCTCCCCGAAATCGCGCTGACGGAGCCTTTTCTGGAGCGGTTCGAAAAGCGGTTCGGCACGGTGCCGGTCAACTGGCACAGCGGTCTGCGCCAGAGCGAGCGGCGGCGGGCCTGGCGCGCCATCGCGGCGGGCGAGGCGCGGGTGGTCGTGGGCGCGCGATCGGCCTTGTTCCTGCCCTACCCCAATCTGGGCCTGATCGTCGTCGATGAAGCGCATGAGGCGAGCTTCAAGCAGGAGGATGGCGTCCACTATCATGCCCGCGACGTGGCGGTGATGCGCGGGCTGATCGAGAAATTCCCCGTCGTGCTCGCTTCGGCCACGCCCGCCATAGAGACGCGGCATCAGGTGGAGCTGGGCCGTTATCGGGAAATCAAGCTGCCGGGGCGCTATGGCGGGGCGGAAATGCCGGACATTGCAGGCATCAACCTGCTGACCGACCCGCCCGAACGGGGGCGCTGGATCGCGCCGCCGCTGGTGATCGCTATCGATGAGAATATGGCGAAGGGCGACCAGAGCCTGCTGTTCCTCAACCGCCGGGGCTATGCGCCGCTGACGCTGTGCCGCCATTGCGGCTATCGCTTCCAATGCCCCAATTGCACCGCGTGGATGGTCGAGCACCGGCTGACCCGGCGGCTGGCCTGTCATCATTGCGGCCATGTGATCCCCTCGCCCCGCTTCTGCCCGGAGTGCAAGGAGGAGGACAGCCTTGTCGCCTGCGGCCCCGGCGTCGAGCGGATCGCGGACGAGGTGAAGGCGCTCTGGCCACAGGCGCGCACCGCCATCGTCACATCCGACACGCTCTGGTCCCCGGCGAAGGTGGCGGAGTTCGTGAAGTCGGTGGAGGCAGGCGCGGTCGACATCATCATCGGCACGCAGCTTGTGACCAAGGGCTATCACTTCCCCAATCTGACGCTGGTGGGCGTAATCGACGCCGATCTGGGGCTGGAAGGCGGCGACCTGCGCGCGTCGGAGCGGACCTTCCAGCAGATCGTGCAGGTGGCGGGGCGCGCGGGGCGCGGCGTGAAGCCGGGGCGTGTCTTTATCCAGACGCGAATGCCCGAAAGCGAGGTCATACAGGCGCTGATCGCGGGCGATGTCGAACGATTCTATGCGGTGGAGACGGAGAATCGCCGCCACGCCAATGCGCCGCCCTTCGGCCGCTTCGCCGCGATCATCGTGTCGAGCGAGGATGCCGACGAAGCCGCGCAGGTCGCCCGCCTGATCGGAAAATCCGCGCCGCTGGTCGAAGGGATGCGGGTTTATGGTCCCGCGCCCGCGCCGCTGTCGGTCCTGCGCGGACGGCACCGCCATCGCCTGCTGATCCATGCGACGCGGCAGGTGGATATACAGGCGGCCATCCGCGAATGGCTGGGCAACCTCACATGGAAATCGGGCACGCGGGTCGCGGTGGACGTCGATCCCTACAGCTTCATGTAA
- a CDS encoding DUF2490 domain-containing protein produces MPLPPRLHILSGALTLSPLLTAMPAFAETNENQAWIGESVAIQASEADTVTLDMSQRFRSARSDDEQGLFRVALDHRVAQGVLVGGGIAYAEGKAEEEMRLFQQVTFSRGIWQARTRLEQRFFDTADRASWRLRQRVQASVPVDDDRRWTIVGAVEVFFHLNRARPSDKSGLATMRHQIGLRHAVSKAMDVQLLYMRQQSFRDHRPDAVAHVPWLTLAWKI; encoded by the coding sequence ATGCCGTTACCCCCGCGTCTGCATATCCTCTCGGGCGCGCTCACCCTGTCTCCCCTGCTGACGGCCATGCCCGCCTTTGCCGAAACGAACGAGAATCAGGCGTGGATAGGCGAATCGGTGGCGATCCAGGCCAGCGAGGCCGACACTGTGACGCTGGACATGAGCCAGCGTTTCCGCAGCGCGCGGTCGGACGATGAGCAAGGCCTTTTCCGGGTGGCGCTGGATCATCGCGTCGCGCAGGGCGTGCTGGTTGGAGGCGGCATCGCTTATGCGGAGGGGAAGGCGGAAGAGGAGATGCGCCTGTTCCAGCAGGTGACGTTCAGCCGGGGCATCTGGCAGGCCCGCACCCGGCTGGAGCAGCGTTTCTTCGACACGGCCGACCGCGCAAGCTGGCGATTGCGGCAACGGGTGCAGGCCAGCGTGCCGGTCGATGACGACAGGCGCTGGACGATCGTGGGGGCGGTGGAAGTCTTCTTCCACCTCAACCGGGCAAGGCCTTCGGACAAAAGCGGGCTGGCCACCATGCGTCACCAGATCGGCCTGCGCCATGCGGTGAGCAAGGCGATGGACGTGCAACTGCTCTATATGCGCCAGCAGAGCTTTCGCGATCACCGGCCCGATGCGGTGGCGCACGTCCCCTGGCTGACGCTCGCCTGGAAAATCTGA
- the fsa gene encoding fructose-6-phosphate aldolase: MKFFVDTADTAEIRELAATGLLDGVTTNPSLIAKSGRKFIEVVEEICGIVDGPVSAEVVALDHETMMKEAAILRKIADNVCIKVPLTIDGLKTCKALSDDGCMVNVTLCFSANQALLAAKAGATFISPFVGRHDDNGFDGMKLIEDIRLIYDNYGFTTEILVASVRHPIHVLEAAKIGADVMTAPPAVIKALFNHVLTDKGIAGFLADWEKTGQSLL; the protein is encoded by the coding sequence ATGAAATTCTTCGTCGACACCGCCGACACCGCCGAAATCCGCGAACTGGCCGCCACCGGCCTGCTGGACGGCGTCACCACCAACCCCTCGCTGATCGCCAAGTCGGGCCGCAAGTTCATTGAAGTGGTGGAAGAGATTTGCGGCATCGTCGATGGCCCTGTGTCCGCCGAAGTCGTCGCGCTCGACCATGAAACGATGATGAAGGAAGCCGCCATCCTGCGGAAGATCGCGGACAATGTCTGCATCAAGGTGCCGCTCACCATCGATGGCCTGAAAACCTGCAAGGCGCTCAGCGACGATGGCTGCATGGTCAATGTGACGCTGTGCTTTTCGGCCAATCAGGCGCTGCTGGCGGCGAAGGCGGGCGCGACTTTCATCTCGCCCTTCGTCGGCCGTCACGACGACAATGGCTTTGACGGCATGAAGCTGATCGAGGACATCCGCCTGATCTACGATAATTATGGCTTCACAACGGAAATTCTGGTCGCCTCGGTCCGTCACCCGATCCATGTCCTGGAAGCCGCGAAGATCGGCGCGGACGTCATGACCGCCCCGCCAGCCGTCATCAAGGCGCTGTTCAACCATGTCCTGACCGACAAGGGCATCGCCGGGTTCCTGGCGGATTGGGAAAAAACCGGCCAGTCGCTTCTCTGA
- a CDS encoding antibiotic biosynthesis monooxygenase family protein, giving the protein MFVAVYWWRVHPGKEDQFRAAWRRGTDLIREKYGSYGSRLHRDGDGRFVGYAEWPDEATWRAAFDRKMVYDDPETRAAFSDAVAEVPPDADPIFTMTVTDDLLLRSRGFPAEG; this is encoded by the coding sequence ATGTTCGTCGCGGTTTACTGGTGGCGCGTCCACCCCGGCAAGGAAGACCAGTTCCGCGCGGCATGGCGCCGGGGCACGGACCTCATCCGTGAAAAATATGGCAGTTATGGTTCGCGCTTGCATCGCGACGGGGACGGGCGTTTCGTCGGCTATGCCGAATGGCCGGACGAGGCCACATGGCGCGCGGCCTTCGACCGGAAGATGGTCTATGACGATCCCGAAACCCGCGCCGCCTTCAGCGACGCGGTGGCCGAAGTGCCGCCCGATGCCGATCCCATTTTCACCATGACCGTCACGGACGACCTGCTGCTGCGGTCGCGGGGCTTTCCGGCGGAAGGCTGA
- a CDS encoding spermidine synthase has protein sequence MQPREYIGSATVPGGEKLTLYRRGGDFMIVLDRNELMSSRMSGSEEALAHMTCERLHGRKSPHFLIGGYGMGFTLRAALAALDGSAQITVAELVPEIIAWARGPMIELAAGCLDDPRVRLIEDDVANVIAAASSRYDAILLDVDNGPDGLVRQANDRLYSPQGLAAAIAALRPGGVLAIWSAAPDAAFARRLSQTGLVVDEVRVRARSNGKGPQHIIWFAQKAAR, from the coding sequence ATGCAGCCACGGGAATATATCGGATCGGCCACTGTCCCCGGTGGCGAAAAACTGACGCTCTATCGGCGCGGCGGGGATTTCATGATCGTGCTCGACCGCAATGAGTTGATGAGCAGCCGGATGAGCGGATCGGAAGAGGCGCTCGCCCATATGACCTGCGAACGGCTGCATGGCCGCAAATCCCCGCATTTCCTGATTGGCGGCTATGGCATGGGATTCACCCTGCGCGCCGCGCTCGCCGCGCTGGACGGATCGGCGCAGATCACCGTGGCCGAACTGGTGCCCGAGATCATCGCCTGGGCGCGCGGGCCGATGATCGAACTGGCGGCCGGTTGCCTCGACGATCCGCGCGTGCGCCTGATCGAGGATGATGTCGCGAACGTGATCGCTGCCGCCAGCAGCCGTTACGATGCGATACTCCTCGATGTGGATAATGGTCCCGATGGGCTGGTCCGCCAGGCCAATGATCGTCTCTATTCACCGCAAGGTCTGGCGGCAGCCATCGCCGCGCTCAGACCGGGCGGCGTGCTGGCAATATGGTCGGCGGCACCGGATGCCGCCTTTGCGCGCCGCCTGTCCCAAACCGGCCTTGTCGTCGATGAAGTCAGGGTTCGGGCCCGCAGCAACGGCAAGGGCCCGCAACATATCATCTGGTTCGCGCAAAAGGCCGCGCGCTGA
- a CDS encoding 3'-5' exoribonuclease, whose protein sequence is MRYFLDTEFNGFGGDLISLALVPEYGDQDFYVSLPLPAKVHSWVQQNVIPYLRSVPLGVDHMLSREQAARHIEVYLANDPDPVIVADWPDDLGYFCHLLVTGPGEMITIDGLRLELINAAGFSAAANSRMPHNALYDARALKDFCLGSAY, encoded by the coding sequence TTGCGATACTTTCTTGATACCGAATTCAATGGCTTCGGCGGAGATTTGATCAGTCTGGCGCTCGTCCCGGAATATGGCGATCAGGATTTCTACGTGTCGTTGCCGCTTCCCGCGAAAGTCCATTCATGGGTGCAGCAGAACGTCATTCCCTATCTCCGGTCCGTTCCGCTGGGGGTCGATCATATGTTGAGCCGCGAACAGGCGGCGCGGCATATCGAAGTCTATCTGGCGAACGACCCGGACCCGGTGATCGTGGCGGACTGGCCGGACGATCTGGGCTATTTCTGTCATCTGCTGGTGACTGGACCGGGCGAGATGATCACCATCGACGGGCTGCGTCTGGAATTGATCAACGCGGCGGGTTTCAGCGCGGCCGCGAACAGCAGGATGCCCCACAACGCCCTATATGATGCCCGCGCGCTCAAGGACTTCTGCCTGGGTTCGGCTTATTGA
- a CDS encoding queuosine precursor transporter, translated as MNDAGVRKIDAATLGARPLRYFDFFMAAFVAILLLSNLIGAAKLSSLGGVTFGAGILFFPLGYVIGDVLTEVYGYARARRCVWAGFVAMLFMALMSWVVVGLPPAQGWPDQKAYEAVFGSTWRIVFASLVAFWAGELANSFVLAKMKLLTKGKHLWTRTIGSTIVGQGVDSLLFYPLAFYGNWTTAQVLTVMVTNWAMKVAWEAVLTPVTYLAVNTLKRREGLDVYDEGTNFTPFRTRI; from the coding sequence ATGAACGACGCGGGGGTCCGGAAAATCGATGCGGCGACGCTGGGGGCACGCCCGCTGCGCTATTTCGATTTCTTCATGGCGGCCTTCGTCGCGATCCTGCTGCTGTCCAACCTGATCGGCGCGGCCAAGCTGTCCTCGCTGGGCGGCGTCACGTTTGGCGCGGGCATATTGTTCTTTCCGCTGGGCTATGTGATCGGCGACGTCCTGACCGAAGTCTATGGCTATGCCCGCGCGCGGCGCTGCGTCTGGGCGGGGTTCGTCGCGATGCTGTTCATGGCGCTGATGAGCTGGGTCGTGGTGGGGCTCCCCCCGGCGCAGGGCTGGCCCGACCAGAAAGCCTATGAAGCCGTGTTCGGCAGCACCTGGCGCATCGTCTTTGCCTCGCTCGTCGCCTTCTGGGCGGGGGAACTGGCGAACAGCTTCGTCCTGGCGAAGATGAAGCTGCTGACCAAAGGCAAGCATCTGTGGACCCGCACCATCGGCTCGACGATCGTGGGGCAGGGGGTGGACAGCCTGCTTTTCTATCCGCTGGCCTTTTACGGCAACTGGACCACCGCGCAGGTTCTGACCGTGATGGTCACCAACTGGGCGATGAAGGTGGCATGGGAAGCGGTGCTGACGCCCGTCACCTACCTCGCCGTCAACACGCTCAAGCGCCGCGAAGGGCTGGACGTCTATGACGAGGGCACGAACTTCACGCCCTTCCGCACCCGCATCTGA
- the truA gene encoding tRNA pseudouridine(38-40) synthase TruA — translation MTRFAFTVEFDGRPFMGWQRQAHGPSVQQAMEDAIFAVTGERAVIHAAGRTDAGVHGLAMRCHADVEKDMPPFRLMEAVNARLRPHPVAVLACEAVPDDWHARFSCVGRSYVYRIVNRRAPLTWESGLAWRVIQPLDEKAMQEAAQVLVGLHDFTTFRSAHCQSTSPIKTLDRLDVERAGDRIAIHAAARSFLHHQVRSMVGCLAMVGMGRWSATDMQRALEARDRAALALNAPPDGLYFVRADYPA, via the coding sequence ATGACCCGCTTCGCTTTCACCGTGGAATTTGACGGGCGGCCCTTCATGGGCTGGCAGCGGCAGGCGCATGGGCCAAGCGTGCAGCAGGCCATGGAGGACGCGATCTTCGCTGTCACGGGCGAGCGCGCCGTGATCCATGCGGCGGGGCGGACCGACGCGGGGGTGCATGGGCTGGCGATGCGGTGCCATGCCGATGTCGAAAAGGACATGCCGCCCTTCCGGCTGATGGAGGCGGTCAATGCGCGGCTGCGGCCCCATCCCGTCGCGGTGCTGGCGTGCGAGGCGGTACCGGATGACTGGCATGCGCGCTTTTCCTGCGTGGGGCGGTCCTATGTCTATCGCATCGTCAACCGGCGCGCGCCGCTGACATGGGAAAGCGGGCTGGCGTGGCGGGTGATCCAGCCGCTCGATGAAAAGGCGATGCAGGAAGCGGCGCAAGTGCTCGTCGGGTTGCATGACTTCACGACGTTCCGTTCGGCCCATTGCCAGTCGACAAGCCCCATAAAGACGCTCGACCGGCTGGACGTGGAGCGGGCGGGCGACCGGATCGCGATCCATGCGGCGGCGCGGTCGTTCCTCCATCATCAGGTGCGCTCGATGGTGGGCTGCCTCGCCATGGTGGGCATGGGACGGTGGAGCGCGACGGACATGCAAAGGGCGCTGGAGGCGCGGGACCGGGCGGCGCTGGCGCTCAACGCGCCGCCGGACGGGCTGTATTTCGTGCGGGCGGACTATCCGGCTTGA
- the fmt gene encoding methionyl-tRNA formyltransferase, whose protein sequence is MRIVYMGTPDFAVPALDALARAGHEIVAVYSQPPRPAGRGKALRPSPVHSRAEERGVEVRTPLTLKDAAVQADFAALKADAAVVAAYGLILPRAILDAPRFGCLNIHASLLPRWRGAAPIQRAILSGDNLSGVTIMDMEAGLDTGPMRAKHVTPIEDKTAGELTQELAEAGGALMVEVLDDLSLHPPVPQPEEGVTYAAKIDKAEARIDFSRDAHQVERQVRAFNPFPGAFFEYRGERFRVLAAQVEEHGGAAGELLDNSLLIGCGHGAIRPTLIQRAGKGAMSAGELLRGFDMPAGSRVDG, encoded by the coding sequence ATGCGTATCGTCTATATGGGCACCCCCGATTTCGCCGTTCCGGCGCTCGACGCGCTGGCGCGGGCCGGGCATGAGATCGTCGCGGTCTATAGCCAGCCGCCGCGTCCGGCGGGCCGGGGCAAGGCGCTGCGCCCCTCCCCCGTGCACAGCCGCGCCGAAGAAAGGGGGGTCGAAGTGCGGACGCCGCTGACGCTGAAGGACGCGGCGGTGCAGGCCGATTTCGCGGCGCTCAAGGCCGATGCGGCGGTCGTGGCGGCCTATGGGCTGATCCTGCCCAGGGCGATATTGGATGCGCCGCGTTTCGGGTGCCTCAATATCCATGCCTCGCTGCTGCCGCGCTGGCGGGGCGCCGCGCCGATCCAGCGGGCGATCCTGTCGGGCGATAATCTGAGCGGCGTCACGATCATGGACATGGAAGCGGGGTTGGACACCGGTCCGATGCGCGCCAAGCATGTGACGCCGATCGAGGACAAGACGGCAGGTGAATTGACGCAGGAACTGGCGGAGGCGGGCGGCGCGTTGATGGTGGAGGTGCTCGATGACCTGTCGCTGCATCCGCCGGTGCCGCAGCCGGAAGAGGGCGTCACCTACGCCGCGAAGATCGACAAGGCGGAAGCGCGGATCGACTTTTCGCGGGACGCGCATCAGGTCGAGCGGCAAGTGCGCGCCTTCAACCCCTTTCCCGGCGCGTTCTTCGAATATCGCGGCGAGCGGTTCCGGGTGCTCGCGGCGCAGGTGGAGGAGCATGGCGGAGCGGCGGGCGAACTGCTCGACAACAGCCTGCTGATCGGGTGCGGGCATGGCGCGATCCGGCCCACGCTGATCCAGCGGGCGGGCAAGGGCGCGATGTCGGCGGGGGAATTGCTGCGCGGGTTCGACATGCCCGCGGGCAGCCGGGTCGATGGCTGA
- the recR gene encoding recombination mediator RecR, giving the protein MASPEIDALTQALSRLPGLGPRSARRAVLHLLKKRETALEPLLRALEAVNERLVTCGICGNVDTVDPCGICADPRRDARALCVVEDVPDLWALDKSRLFPGRFHVLGGRLSALEGVRPEDLGIDTLVARVEAGGIDEVVLAMNATLEGQTTAHYLAERLERFPIRLTQLAHGVPVGGELDYLDEGTLAQALRARRPVA; this is encoded by the coding sequence ATGGCTTCTCCAGAAATCGACGCGCTGACGCAGGCGCTTTCCCGCCTGCCGGGCCTTGGCCCCCGTTCGGCGCGGCGGGCCGTGCTGCACCTGCTCAAGAAGCGCGAAACCGCGCTCGAACCGCTCTTGCGCGCATTGGAGGCCGTGAACGAACGGCTCGTCACCTGCGGCATATGCGGCAATGTCGACACGGTCGATCCCTGCGGCATCTGCGCCGATCCGCGCCGCGACGCCCGCGCGCTCTGCGTGGTGGAGGATGTGCCGGACCTGTGGGCGCTCGACAAGTCGCGCCTTTTCCCCGGCCGTTTCCATGTGCTGGGCGGCCGCCTGTCCGCGCTGGAGGGCGTGCGGCCTGAAGACCTCGGCATCGACACGCTGGTCGCGCGCGTGGAGGCGGGCGGCATAGACGAAGTCGTCCTCGCCATGAACGCCACGCTGGAGGGGCAGACGACCGCCCATTATCTCGCCGAAAGGCTGGAGCGTTTCCCCATCCGCCTCACCCAGTTGGCCCATGGCGTGCCGGTCGGCGGAGAGCTGGATTATCTGGACGAAGGCACTTTGGCGCAGGCGTTGCGCGCCCGCCGTCCGGTCGCTTGA